AATTCGGTAGAGTACGAAAAACATATTCAGAGTAAACGACGCAGGCAAAGGAAAGACAAGGACATGCAGGTCAAACAGCTAAAACAGGACGGATTGTTGCACGAGCTGGAAATCACTATCCATGCCGATGAAATTGACAACCGGATCAATATCCGCCTGAAGGAGGTCAGCAAGACCGTCCGCCTTCCCGGCTTCCGCCCCGGCAAAGTGCCTCTGCCTCTGCTCAAGAAAAAATACGGACGCGCCATCATGGGCGATATTCTGGAATCCACCGTGAACGAATCTTCGCAGAAGGCGCTTGAGGACAAGGGATTGCAACCAGCCGTCCAGCCGAAGATCGAGGTCAAATCCTTCGATGAAGGCAAGGATCTGACCTACACCCTCGCGGTTGAGGTTCTGCCTAAAATTGAAGTCGCAAATTATAAGGGTTTGGAACTCGAAAAACCTGTCGCCAAGGCAGACGATAAGGCTATAGACGAATCTTTGACGCGCATCGCGTCCTCTCGCCGCTCCAGCAAGCCCATCGAATCCAAAAGAGCCAGCAAGGAAGGCGATATTGTAGTGATTGACTTCCGCGGCCGCACGGCCGAGGACGGCAAGGAACACGCGGGCATGGCCGCCGAGGGCCACCATCTGGAACTGGGAAGTGGTCGTTTCATCCCCGGCTTCGAGGATCAGCTGACGGGCCAGAAAGCCGGAGCCCAAGTCGAGGTGAAGGTGACGTTCCCTGAAGAATATCCGGCTAAGGAATTAGCAGGAAAGGACGCGATTTTTGATGTCACTGTTCACGAAATCCGTGAATTGTCCGATGCGGAAATCGATGAGGCCTTCGCCCAGTCTCTGGGCATGGAGGATGTCGCGGCCCTGCGGAAGGCTGTGGAAGAACAGATCAACCGCGAACTCGATCAGCAAAGCCGCCTGATCTTGAAGAAAAAACTTCTCGATGAGTTGGACTCGGCGCATGAATTCGAAATCCCCGAAGGCATGAAACAGCAGGAGTTGCAGAACATCACCCAGCAGGTTTTGATGGACTACCAAAGCCGCGGAGGGAGTGCTGAAATCACCGACGAAGAGAAAGAGGAACTGGAGGCGATCGCCGACCGCCGCGTCCGTCTGGGCCTCGTTCTGGCCGAAATCGGCAAGGAAAACAAAATCCGTGTCTCGGATCAGGAACTGCAAAGGGCGGTGATCGGTGAAGCCCAGAAGTACCCTGGCCAGGAAAAGAAGGTCTTTGATTACTATGCAAAGAACCGCCACGCCCTCGAAAGTCTGCGCGCTCCGCTTTATGAGGACAAGGTGATCGACTTCATCCTTGAGCTGTCTTCGATTACGACCAAGGACGTCACCCCCGAGGAATTGATGTCCGCAGAGGAAGAGGTTCTGGCGGACGTCGAGAAGGCGAAATCCAAAAAAGGCGCAAAGAGTAAAAAATCTGAAAAGTCTTCAGAATCAAAAGCCAAATCCGAAGGCGGGGAACCGAAGAAAGCCGCCGCAAAAAAGAAAAAAGCGTCTGAATGACTACATAATTTTTTAGATTAGTCTCTTGAACAAACCCTGTCCTGTGATAGGGTTTGTTGGTTTTATCCCCTTTTCGTGAGCGAACCGGCGGATCGTATCGAATAAGCTATCAAAAGAGTGTACCCTATGTCAGACCGTGATCCCGTTGAAACCTACATGAGCCACCTGATCCCGACCGTTATTGAGCAGACCAATCGCGGGGAGCGGGCCTTTGATATCTTTTCCAGACTCCTCAAGGAACGGATTATTTTTCTGACCGGGGAGGTCAACGATTATGTCTCCGCGCTGATTTGCGCCCAGCTTCTCTTTCTGGAATCGGAAAATCCCAAAAAGGAAATATCCTTCTACATCAATTCTCCAGGCGGAATTGTGACTTCCGGTCTGGCTATTTACGATACGATGCAATACATCAAGCCGGAAGTTTCAACGGTTTGTATAGGCCAGGCCGCTTCCATGGGATCGTTTCTCCTGATGGCCGGCGCACCCGGTAAGCGTTATTCTTTGCCTCATTCCCGCATCATGATCCACCAGCCTTCCGGCGGTGCCCGCGGACAGGCAACCGATATCGAAATCCACGCCCGCGAAATTCTGCGTTTGCGTCAGAAGCTCAATGAGACTTATGTTAAACACACGGGCCAGAAGCTCAAAGTCGTCGAGGAAGCCATGGAGCGCGACCGCTTCATGAGTGCTGAGGAAGCCAAGGATTGGGGACTGATCGACCATGTTGTGGATAAACGGCCCGGGGCAGGGGACGAAGACCCCAAAAAGGACGATCCTAAGAAAAAATAAAGGGTTGTCTGCTAACATTACGTTTAGACTCCGTTAATCTTTTAAAAAACGTAACCTTTTTTTAAGAATAGCGAATCCTGTGAGGGGATAAAAAACCCTTTCTATGCACGGGATTCATCTCCATAATGTGACGAAGCCTCAAAAACGGTGTAAAAAATGCTCGGAACCAGCGCCACAAAAATCAGATCCTATGCGGTCCTGCCTTTAAGGGACATCGTTGTTTTCCCGCACATGATCGTTCCGCTCTTCGTTGGGCGGGAAAAGTCCGTGGTGGCGTTGGAGAATGTCATCCACGCTGACAAGAAAATTCTGCTTGTTACCCAGAAAAATCCGTCCGAGGACGATCCACAGTCAAAGGATTTGTATACGATAGGAACCGTAGGAACGATCCTCCAACTACTCAAACTTCCTGACGGAACTGTGAAAGTTCTCGTGGAGGGTGGTCAGCGTGTTCACATCAACACATTCTCCGAGGAACGCAATTACCTTGAGGCCACGGTCACCGAGATTCCGGATACCTCTCCGCAAAGCCCCGAACTGGAAGCACTCTCCCGTGCGGTGATGACCCAGTTTGAGCAATACGTTAAGTTGAACAAGAAAATTCCGCCTGAAGTCATTGTTTCCGTAAACCAGATCAGCGACCCGTCTAAAATGGCGGATACCATTGCGTCACACATCACCCTCAAGATTGAGCAGAAGCAGGAAATTCTGGAGACGGGCGCGACTGCTGGCCGATTGGAAAAACTCTACAGCCTGATGGAAGGCGAAATCGGCGTTCTGCAGGTCGAAAAGCGCATCCGCGGTCGTGTGAAGCGCCAGATGGAAAAAACCCAGCGCGAGTACTATCTCAATGAACAGATGAAAGCCATCCAGCGCGAATTGAACGAGGGCGATGAAGGCGCTGACGAACTCGGCGAACTGGAGAAAAAAATTGATGAAGCCAAACTCGGTAAGGAAGCCTTGGAGCGTGCCAAGCACGAGTTGAAAAAGCTTCGTCAGATGAGTCCGATGTCGGCCGAAGCCACCGTTGTTCGCAATTATCTTGATTGGATCCTCAGTGTTCCGTGGCACCGCAAGACCCGCGTCAAGAAGGACATCCGCAAGGCCAAGGACATTCTGGACAAGGATCATTTCGGTCTTGAGAAGGTCAAGGAACGGATTCTCGAATACCTCGCGGTCCAGCACCGCACGAACAAGATCAAGGGGCCGATCCTGTGCCTCGTCGGCCCTCCAGGCGTCGGGAAAACCTCTCTCGGCCAATCTGTGGCCAGGGCGACAAACCGGAATTTCGTCAGAATGTCTCTGGGCGGGGTGCGCGATGAAAGCGAAGTTCGCGGTCACCGCCGCACCTATATCGGCGCCATGCCGGGAAAAATCATTCAGGGCATGAAAAAGGCCAAGACGGTCAACCCGCTCTTCCTGCTCGATGAGATCGACAAGCTCGGCGCCGATTGGCGCGGCGATCCGAGTTCGGCCTTGCTCGAGGTTCTCGACCCCGAACAAAACGACAAATTCCAGGATCATTATCTGGAACTGGATTATGACCTCTCAGACGTCATGTTCGTCTGCACGGCCAACACGACCCAGACCATGCCGCGCCCCCTGATGGACCGGATGGAGATTATTCGTATATCCGGCTACACGGAAGATGAGAAGCTGGAGATCGTCAAACGTCATATCCTGAAAAAACAGATGAAGATGGCGGGCTTGAAGAGAGAGGAATTCGTCATCCATGATGCCGTGATCCGCGATTTGATCCGCTACTATACCCGCGAGGCGGGCGTGCGGAACTTGGAACGCGAACTCGCCAATCTCTGCCGCAAGGCGATCAAGGAAATCCTCATGAAGGGCAGGGGGTCCGTCACGGTCACCCGCAAGAGCCTTGAGAAATATGCCGGCGTCAAGAAATACCGCTACGGCGAAGTCGAACTCGAAGACAAGATCGGCGTCGTCAACGGTCTGGCCTATACCGAAACGGGCGGCGATCTGCTCTCCATCGAGGCGGTCACCATGCGCGGCAAGGACGGCAAGGTGACGACGACCGGAAACCTCAAGGATGTCATGAAGGAATCCATCACCGTCGCCGAGATGTTGATAAAATCCCGTGCCGCTCAATATGGACTTGAATACGAATCCCTCAAGGAGCAGCAGATTCACGTCCACGTACCCGAAGGGGCCACGCCGAAGGACGGCCCGTCGGCGGGGGCGGCGATGGTCACGGCCATCGTGTCCGCTCTGACGAGTATACCGATTCGCAAGGATATTGCGATGACCGGGGAGGTCAACCTGCGCGGCAACGTCACCGCCATCGGTGGCCTGAAAGAGAAGCTCCTCGCGGCTTTGCGCGGAGGGATCAAAAAAGTTCTCATCCCGAAGGAAAACGAAAAAGATCTCGCGGAAATCCCGAACAACGTCATCAAGGGATTGGAAATCGTTGCGGTCAGTCAGATCGACGAGGTGCTCACACACGCGCTTTCGCATATGCCCGAGCCTCTGAGTGCAGAAAAAGATGAAAAAATGAGCCAAATTTCATCAAAAACTGCAGAAAATCAAGGCGAAGACGTGATTCACCATTGAGTCTTTCACGAAAACAGCTTACAAGAGAATCACCGACACTCGACGGAAAGCCTTATGGAACGTGGCTTGTAGCCAATCGCTCCTCTTCTGAATGAAGGTCGAAAGAAAGTCTTTCCCGTCTGTGTCTCTTTGCTTAACTCTAACTCGAAGGTGGTTTTTATGAATAAGCAAGACCTAGTAGCTAAAGTGGCCGACAAGGCCGACATCTCCAAGCAGAAGGCCGCACAGGCCGTCGATGCCGTGATCGATGCGATCAAGGCGAGCCTGAAAAAGGGCGACGATGTGCGTCTCGTTGGCTTCGGAACCTTTACCGTGACCAAGCGCGCCGCAACGACCGGCCGCAACCCGCGCACCGGCGAGCCGATCAAGATTCCGGCCTCGAAGCGCCCGAAATTCACGGCTGGCAAGGAACTGAAAGAAGCCGTCAACAAGTAATCTGTTGACCCACGGAATTCTAAGACCGGTCGCACCGCAAGGCGCGGCCGGTCTTTATTTATGGGCACGTGTCGCCACGCTTGATTTTTATCCTATAAATAGGTAGGACTATCCCCTGATCGCAGGCAAGGGTGCTTAGCTCAGCGGTAGAGCATCTCGTTTACACCGAGAGGGCCGGGGGTTCGATCCCCTCAGCACCCACCATTTTTTTCCTTAAGATTTCGTATCTGTTTATGGCATAAATCTTAATGCTTTTTTCACGCCCCCACATACAGCCTTTGAACCTCGATCTGGAAGCCCTTCCGTTTCGGGAACATATGCGCGGATTCTCGGCGAAAACGACTGACGGATATCCCATCCACATCAGGTTCAGCAGCGGGTGTTTATCCGCCTATAAAGGTGAAAAAGGGAGTGAAATTAAAGGACTCAAAGATGAGACGCTCCTCGTTCAGTGCAAAATCGTCCCTTTCGGCTACACAGACATCATGCCGGAGCAAATCTGTGATGTGTTGGGTTTGACAGTTCAGGGCAAGAAAATCGAAGGGCCGAACGAAGACCAAACAAAAATATTAAAACGCGACGGGTATCACGGCGGAGCCTTTTTTGATTTATCCGGCAAGACGACAGTTTGGACAAGCACTCATTTGATGCTGCTGCGAGAAGATGCCGATGGATTTGTGGATTTGGTGAAGACCGTCTTTCCAGGCTGCGTCATGTTCCAGACAAAAATGGCTGGGAACTGGAAAACGTATAGCTATCGCCGCATTCCATTTCTGCTGCAAACGGATGATTTCGTGAGCTTTGGCATAGGAGGTAAAGACAAAGAAATAGAGTCATTCTTTAACAAAGGCCCGGTTGATCGCCTTGCAAAGAAATCTGTATTTCCATTCACCTTTGGTTTTGGCCGCAGAAGCCGTGCGCCAGAGGGAGGAATAGGCAAATATGGGAAAGACATTCTAAAAAAGCATGGCGCTTACAAGCTTGGCATCCGTTACAATCTTTTAAACATACAAGAATACTCCATCGGAACCGAATTCGAGACGTCAAACGCTTTCGCTCAGGAGTGCATAAGTAAGCTGCTTGGCGCTATTGATAAATATTTTCATCGGGGTCTGAGCGCCTACGATATGCAGACGGGCGAGCTTCTTAGGGAAAACATTTCATTCGGTTATGATGACGAGTCGGGCTGTTACAGCAGCGCCCTTAGAGATTGGTGTCTTGAAAAACCAAACAATTACATTTGGGTCGGCTATGAGGATCCTTTTACTATAACCTGCGGCGAACCACGTTACGCCAAAGCCGACGATGCCGTTTTTTACGGCATCCGCCCGTCAAAATAATGGATCACCCTTCATCACGCCCACGCAACTTCAGCACCAGCCGCTGCAACCCCGCCGATCCAAAAATCAGGAAACCCGACAGCGCAAGAGAAAGAATGACCCTGACTACCTTCATGGAGGTGTGGGCATCCCCCGCATTAAAAAAATCGGGCAGTTGTCGGTGGGCGGCCAGAACGATGACCTGCGCCAATTCCGGCAGGGTCGCTGCCAAAAGAACCAGCCCAACGCCGATAAACACGCAGGTGAGAATGATCGAGGCGGGCGCGGACGTAAAAGGTGCCTCGGGGTTGGTCCCAGCCAGAGCCTTTCCGATGGCGTCGGACAGGAGCCAGAGGACAAGGGAAAGAACCGTTAAACCGAAAATCTGAATGCTGAACGTCCCGTAAAAATACCCGTCGACCGTTTTAGGAGCGAAGATCAGCGGCCCGGCGGCCCACAGCGCGATTTCAAGGGCTCGCAGGGCATAAAAAAGCGAGAAGACTTTTACAATAAGGCTCCCTAACTCCGCCTTGTTCATCATCCATCCTCTGCATAACCTCTGGAAAATTCTGCCCTGAGGCGATACAAAGATCAATGCTCGAAATCCTCCCCTTCATCCTTATCGGCTTTATCGCGCAGTTCGTGGACAGCGCGATCGGCATGGCCTTCGGAACTCTGACCTCGACACTGCTGCTTCTCGCGGGTATCCCGCCCCAGACCCTGAGCGCGACCGTCCACACGGCGGAAATCTTCGGGGGCAGCGCCTCGGCCTTTTCCCACTGGCGCATGGGCAACATCGACCGCGAGTTGCTCAAAAAACTGGCTGTTCCGGCTCTGATCGGCGCGGTGATCGGAACACTGCTTCTAACACTGTTCAGCAACGAAGGCCTCAAACCCTGGCTGGGTCTGTATTTTACGATCATCGGTCTGGTGATCCTCACCAAGGCGATCAAGCCGGGCTGGATCGCGCCCATCCATATCCACCGCCGGGTTCTCGGTTTCTTCGGGGGCTTTCTCGATGCGTTCGGCGGAGCGGGATGGGGCGAGTTCGTTTCCTCCGGCCTCGTCTTGCGAGGCTTTGAAATCCGCAAATCTGTGGGCAGCATGGTCACGGTCGAATTCATGGTCTCGGTGGTTGTAACCGTGGTCTTTGTCGGCACGGTCGGGATAACGAATTGGCCGGTGATTTTTGCGGTCGCCGCCGGAGCCATCGCCGCCGCACCTCTCGGCGCCTGGGCCTGCAAGGTTGCTCCGGCCAAGCCCCTCAAAATCATCGTCGGCTTGACGATATCAATAATCGGTCTAAAAACCTTCGCGGCTGGTTTGGGGATATTCACCCATTAAGGCAATTTAAGGCGTTCCCGGCCCGCCATCTTTGTCCCACGGGCATTTCATGTCGCCCTGAAAGCGGTAGAGGTTCGGCTCTTGCGTAATCGTCTCGGTGACAATGCAGCCATTGCGGAGTGTTTTTGTTGTTACATTCCCGTTTTTGTCCGTATCCACGGTATCATACCCGTCATCCTCGGATCCGGATCCCGACAGAGTCGAACAACCCACAAGCGCGGTTAGGGATGCAGCGGCCAGCAAACGTTTTAAAGATTTCAATTCTTTATCCCTCAAAAATCACGCAACACATTGAATATAAACACATTTGCTTTAACTAAACACTAAAATACGCGGCTAAAAGCAAAATTAAAGTCTCAATTCTTAAACAATTTATCTTAGACTTTATCGCAGAATTGAAAGAAAATAGCGCATTATGTCAACAAATAGATTGCATATCTATACGCAAGAAGTAGACGGAGACGCTTGGGAAGCCAGTGGTCCGCTCACCCTCAATTTCACCCGCCCCTCAGGAATACCCGCGAAGACAACAGGATTAATTCCCGCAGGTTTCCTGACCTCTGCCGATACGCAACTCGGCGTGGCCCTCGAACACGGCGAGGGAGCGCTGGGCGTCATCCTTCCCGAATATCCCATACCCGAAGACACGGTTGAAAAACTCTACAGTCAAGGAGTAGAGCGTTCGGAGGAAAGCGAGATCGACTGGGTTAACGCGCTGCAGGCCGGATGGATTATGGAACTCGCCGGACGCATCAGGGAAGAGTTTTTCGAGGAAAGCAGTCTCAACACCCCGTCTGTCCAGTTTGAATGGAACCCGGAAGAATGGAGCAAGGCCCGGATCGTCCGCGCCGAAATCATCATGAAGGGCGTTCCCAACGGCCACCCTCTCTGGATTCTGGCCTCCCCCTCGCCGGATATCGAACACGATTCCTTTGACCTTTAACGGTTTTCCGGCTATCACAGCCTCATGGTCGCCCTGCCGGAGATTAAACGCCACAAGACAATTCCCGTCCGTGTCCGTAACGTGACCGTAGGCGGCAATGCCCCGATCATCGTCCAGTCCATGACCAACACCGACACGGCGGATGTGAATGCGACCTTCGAACAGGTAAAAAGGCTTTTTCTCGCCGGCTCAGAAATCGTGCGTGTAACGGTCAATAATGATGATGCGGCTAAAGGCGTGATAAAGCTCCGCGAAAAGCTGGATCATGCCGGACTGGACGTTCCCCTTGTCGGCTGCTTCCATTACAATGGTCATACACTGCTGAGCGAGCTTGACGGGCTGGCGCAGGCGCTGGATAAATACCGCATCAATCCCGGCAATGTCGGCTTCGGCCAGAAGCGAGACCGCCAGTATGAAGTCATGGTCGAAAAAGCTATCGAGTACGGCAAACCCATCCGCATCGGCGTGAATTGGGGTTCGCTCGATCAGGATCTCTCAACAAAACTGATGGATGAAAACGCGCAGAAAGCCATTCCCGCCAGCGCCGACGAAGTCATGCGTGAAACTTTGGTCCAATCCGCTCTGATAAGTGCAAAAAAGGCCGAGGATATCGGTCTACCCGCAGATAAAATCATCCTCTCCGCAAAGGTCAGCCGCGTACAGGATTTGATTGCTGTCTATACGGCTCTGGCTGAACGCTCGAACTACGCTCTTCATCTAGGACTCACAGAGGCCGGAATGGGCTCCAAGGGAATTGTAGCCTC
The sequence above is drawn from the Alphaproteobacteria bacterium genome and encodes:
- a CDS encoding HU family DNA-binding protein; translated protein: MNKQDLVAKVADKADISKQKAAQAVDAVIDAIKASLKKGDDVRLVGFGTFTVTKRAATTGRNPRTGEPIKIPASKRPKFTAGKELKEAVNK
- the lon gene encoding endopeptidase La, producing the protein MLGTSATKIRSYAVLPLRDIVVFPHMIVPLFVGREKSVVALENVIHADKKILLVTQKNPSEDDPQSKDLYTIGTVGTILQLLKLPDGTVKVLVEGGQRVHINTFSEERNYLEATVTEIPDTSPQSPELEALSRAVMTQFEQYVKLNKKIPPEVIVSVNQISDPSKMADTIASHITLKIEQKQEILETGATAGRLEKLYSLMEGEIGVLQVEKRIRGRVKRQMEKTQREYYLNEQMKAIQRELNEGDEGADELGELEKKIDEAKLGKEALERAKHELKKLRQMSPMSAEATVVRNYLDWILSVPWHRKTRVKKDIRKAKDILDKDHFGLEKVKERILEYLAVQHRTNKIKGPILCLVGPPGVGKTSLGQSVARATNRNFVRMSLGGVRDESEVRGHRRTYIGAMPGKIIQGMKKAKTVNPLFLLDEIDKLGADWRGDPSSALLEVLDPEQNDKFQDHYLELDYDLSDVMFVCTANTTQTMPRPLMDRMEIIRISGYTEDEKLEIVKRHILKKQMKMAGLKREEFVIHDAVIRDLIRYYTREAGVRNLERELANLCRKAIKEILMKGRGSVTVTRKSLEKYAGVKKYRYGEVELEDKIGVVNGLAYTETGGDLLSIEAVTMRGKDGKVTTTGNLKDVMKESITVAEMLIKSRAAQYGLEYESLKEQQIHVHVPEGATPKDGPSAGAAMVTAIVSALTSIPIRKDIAMTGEVNLRGNVTAIGGLKEKLLAALRGGIKKVLIPKENEKDLAEIPNNVIKGLEIVAVSQIDEVLTHALSHMPEPLSAEKDEKMSQISSKTAENQGEDVIHH
- the clpP gene encoding ATP-dependent Clp endopeptidase proteolytic subunit ClpP; protein product: MSDRDPVETYMSHLIPTVIEQTNRGERAFDIFSRLLKERIIFLTGEVNDYVSALICAQLLFLESENPKKEISFYINSPGGIVTSGLAIYDTMQYIKPEVSTVCIGQAASMGSFLLMAGAPGKRYSLPHSRIMIHQPSGGARGQATDIEIHAREILRLRQKLNETYVKHTGQKLKVVEEAMERDRFMSAEEAKDWGLIDHVVDKRPGAGDEDPKKDDPKKK
- the ispG gene encoding flavodoxin-dependent (E)-4-hydroxy-3-methylbut-2-enyl-diphosphate synthase gives rise to the protein MVALPEIKRHKTIPVRVRNVTVGGNAPIIVQSMTNTDTADVNATFEQVKRLFLAGSEIVRVTVNNDDAAKGVIKLREKLDHAGLDVPLVGCFHYNGHTLLSELDGLAQALDKYRINPGNVGFGQKRDRQYEVMVEKAIEYGKPIRIGVNWGSLDQDLSTKLMDENAQKAIPASADEVMRETLVQSALISAKKAEDIGLPADKIILSAKVSRVQDLIAVYTALAERSNYALHLGLTEAGMGSKGIVASALGEGILLQQGIGDTIRASLTPEPNGDRTMEVKVCQEILQSLGLRSFAPEVSACPGCGRTTSTFFQELAQDIQRYLDVKMPIWANQYPGVETMKVAVMGCIVNGPGESKHADIGISLPGTGEQPVAPVFIDGQKAQTLRGGRIASDFQQLVEQYVQKRYG
- a CDS encoding sulfite exporter TauE/SafE family protein is translated as MLEILPFILIGFIAQFVDSAIGMAFGTLTSTLLLLAGIPPQTLSATVHTAEIFGGSASAFSHWRMGNIDRELLKKLAVPALIGAVIGTLLLTLFSNEGLKPWLGLYFTIIGLVILTKAIKPGWIAPIHIHRRVLGFFGGFLDAFGGAGWGEFVSSGLVLRGFEIRKSVGSMVTVEFMVSVVVTVVFVGTVGITNWPVIFAVAAGAIAAAPLGAWACKVAPAKPLKIIVGLTISIIGLKTFAAGLGIFTH
- a CDS encoding trigger factor; amino-acid sequence: MQVKQLKQDGLLHELEITIHADEIDNRINIRLKEVSKTVRLPGFRPGKVPLPLLKKKYGRAIMGDILESTVNESSQKALEDKGLQPAVQPKIEVKSFDEGKDLTYTLAVEVLPKIEVANYKGLELEKPVAKADDKAIDESLTRIASSRRSSKPIESKRASKEGDIVVIDFRGRTAEDGKEHAGMAAEGHHLELGSGRFIPGFEDQLTGQKAGAQVEVKVTFPEEYPAKELAGKDAIFDVTVHEIRELSDAEIDEAFAQSLGMEDVAALRKAVEEQINRELDQQSRLILKKKLLDELDSAHEFEIPEGMKQQELQNITQQVLMDYQSRGGSAEITDEEKEELEAIADRRVRLGLVLAEIGKENKIRVSDQELQRAVIGEAQKYPGQEKKVFDYYAKNRHALESLRAPLYEDKVIDFILELSSITTKDVTPEELMSAEEEVLADVEKAKSKKGAKSKKSEKSSESKAKSEGGEPKKAAAKKKKASE